A genome region from Triticum aestivum cultivar Chinese Spring chromosome 2B, IWGSC CS RefSeq v2.1, whole genome shotgun sequence includes the following:
- the LOC123044484 gene encoding protein TIME FOR COFFEE isoform X3 — protein MERIREGRRAALAMSGGAPPPRRRLRSNGGGVSGGAGPRDSPRSERRRGERLMLNGNGRDDGDDTSDDSLGDDDDDADEELAASAPRYPPVQRRSPSTAPPPSPPQPSAAHHHSSSSGGGGGGGYNNHHHHGQQQMHRKGGSNPKGPIVWKAADEMIGVPVPRKARSASTKRSSHEWTGPGGGSGGGAAVDGSQIQRPSSRPISPASTSATAPVRKKLKTLGGGGSSGGSGPVPKQRPSPASAPSAAPPQPPPAKISKSPSFIQEEIEVAEVLFGLTRQFPCPPKQENMNHKPEQKDAPEAKSGNSSPAPSSSGVRPADSASLTTIAPKRKRPRLVKYDNENRPASPAKPDTAEPPSRPEVPPVARSDAKPSVSVSAVAESGASSTATATAGAQQEATREPEKREDHRGRDPELRTSESDRRDPGPAEPPAPAVKPDGEAAAPVGSEARNGEATTATKSELASDGARQEKFCIDLMAPPPGKLSPDRDGSSDPDADKKGLDSEMDVALRGNSEKKDGERTRRGLEINLEDDKAQRIPAEELAPKKLTLQLDLEKPSQGDDKSPSERRQPPLLPPQQQQQQKPSKSEVKHEKSPLPAASPPMPMTVGGWMGTFPPFSYIAPVPGLSAPGLHHPMDIKPGTSAGLQHPALPPLPVRPKRCATHCYIAQQIQYHQRITKMNSFWPTTAAAAAAAAATRSAPFFGPRGPFNMGVVPPAEAASLLANPMQGSYPVRAHAPLQETKAPSMVPSPFQGSLSKDKAASSSASVAESNQRKQPPALEAQQSSPMPPNMMQAPTFIFPFNQHAAAVAAATAAANRMGDTKSSGTSSAMPSSATAHASAAHPGAAAMNLSFANLQPGDAQFLAILQNGYPFQLAAAHAGGAPSYRGMAPPGPGVPFFNGHVYSPHMLNPSQQQGTQQQNHQKNPMPSLSGSSQKHQPQQSQGLLGYAPNANAAAAAAAAAAANSSQSYSSGNQRPVLLHGLAHRQDPDKALQDGQSSDDKSSHHQKGGHEHNFAIPMHLPNFALMPSAGNQSEKKSNDHHQQPPTSRSQGVRIDLASSQPFVMPFGAPGSAPNGLDFSSLAQNHALFQSHQEAGRHGYPQLNFASAQSVQAAQHKPQHQNAAEAKSVAGDSSSTPSAGDNERKKSASAKYPSDSQQHSLSFSKPENKSFMHPFLGSSANEPSVRTLSLIGAESSNAFGLGSSKSSSASTAAATSAAAPSAPTMSQQQQQQQIQLQLHQHHQHQMQQQFQQQQQQQQQQLQQQQQQQQQQQQQLQQQQQQQQQQQQQQHQQHMLQLQKQQQQQQLFQNHLNSRPRSAAPSNASGYSDRLSATNFQNLMYPSSASQGGVPGQSPQLKASSSMRVSAPPSGASVPAASSPSSLIMMKNSGLHQQAKALQALSTPNHQSQSMSSSKIGHSLTNLSTGGAGDLSRSSNAPVASGSPSNSVSKSTGGSPPASGIAKGGQPVVQLSSPQQHAAKNSPSTSGSKSASTNPYSSMPMPSILGQQPNMAHSGGKQQSHGPSLKQQQPFPQGHGHGHFFISNAFAPQGPPQHVNAGAGAGLYQKRSADKTQQQQNAVSAGSNMKANLHPAPGGFMHLGTAGQSASGSPHSHSHLSAAQLTFSMPMPVKPTSDQKPAAGK, from the exons ATGGAGCGGATCCGGGAAGGCAGGAGGGCCGCACTGGCCATGTCCGGCGGGGCGCCACCGCCGCGGCGGCGGCTCAGGAGCAACGGCGGCGGCGTCTCCGGCGGCGCGGGCCCGAGGGACTCGCCTCGGTCCGAGAGGAGGCGGGGGGAGCGGCTCATGCTCAACGGCAACGggcgcgacgacggcgacgacaCCTCCGACgacagcctcggcgacgacgacgacgacgccgacgAGGAGCTCGCCGCCTCCGCGCCCAGGTACCCGCCTGTGCAGCGGCGGTCGCCCAGCACGGCGCCTCCGCCGTCCCcgccccagcccagcgccgcgcaccaccacagcagcagcagcggcggcggaggcggcggcggttacaacaaccaccaccaccacggccagCAGCAGATGCACCGGAAGGGGGGCTCCAATCCCAAGGGCCCCATAGTGTGGAAGGCCGCCGACGAAATGATCGGCGTTCCAGTCCCGAGGAAGGCGCGCTCAG CTTCTACCAAGAGGTCTTCGCACGAGTGGACAGGCCCCGGCGGTggaagcggcggcggcgccgctgTAGACGGCTCGCAGATCCAGCGGCCTTCTTCACGGCCGATCTCGCCGGCTTCCACATCGGCCACCGCCCCTGTTCGGAAAAAGCTG AAAACACTTGGCGGCGGTGGGAGCAGCGGCGGTTCTGGGCCCGTACCGAAGCAGCGGCCGTCGCCGGCCTCAGCTCCTTCGGCAGCCCCGCCTCAGCCGCCACCAGCAAAGATTTCCAAGTCGCCATCGTTCATTCAGGAGGAGATCGAGGTCGCCGAGGTGCTATTTGGCCTGACGCGGCAGTTCCCCTGCCCTCCCAAGCAGGAGAACATGAACCACAAGCCGGAGCAGAAGGACGCGCCGGAGGCCAAGTCCGGGAACTCTTCGCCGGCTCCGTCGTCATCTGGCGTCCGGCCGGCAGATTCAGCCTCTCTCACCACTATAG CCCCAAAGAGGAAGCGGCCACGGCTCGTCAAGTACGACAACGAGAACCGCCCGGCGAGCCCAGCAAAACCGGACACGGCAGAGCCGCCCTCAAGGCCTGAAGTGCCTCCGGTGGCGAGATCAGATGCGAAgccgtcggtgtcggtgtcggctGTGGCCGAAAGTGGCGCCAGcagcaccgccaccgccaccgctggTGCGCAGCAGGAGGCTACCCGGGAGCCAGAGAAGAGGGAGGACCACAGAGGAAGAGATCCAGAGCTCCGGACCAGCGAATCAGATCGACGGGATCCCGGGCCCGCCGAGCCGCCGGCACCAGCAGTCAAGCCCGACGGCGAGGCTGCTGCGCCGGTCGGCTCTGAGGCCAGGAATGGGGAGGCCACCACCGCGACAAAGAG TGAGCTGGCATCTGATGGCGCTCGGCAAGAAAAGTTTTGCATTGATCTCATG GCTCCCCCTCCTGGGAAGCTATCTCCTGATAGAGATGGCTCTTCCGACCCTGATGCGGATAAGAAGGGATTGGATTCTGAGATGGACGTG GCTTTGAGAGGAAATTCTGAAAAGAAAGATGGCGAGAGGACCAGGAGAGGCCTGGAGATCAATCTGGAGGACGACAAGGCGCAAAGGATTCCGGCGGAGGAGCTTGCTCCAAAGAAGCTCACGCTGCAGCTGGATTTGGAGAAGCCCAGCCAAGGGGACGATAAGTCGCCATCTGAGCGCAGACAGCCGCCATTgctgccgccgcagcagcagcagcagcaaaagcCCTCAAAGTCCGAGGTCAAGCATGAGAAATCAC CTCTACCTGCTGCTTCACCGCCTATGCCAATGACCGTCGGCGGCTGGATGGGGACTTTCCCTCCTTTTAG TTACATTGCTCCTGTTCCTGGACTAtcagctcctgggcttcatcatcCTATGGACATAAAGCCAGGGACTTCTGCTGGATTACAG CATCCTGCATTGCCTCCACTGCCAGTACGCCCGAAGCGCTGTGCTACACATTGTTACATCGCACAGCAGATCCAATACCACCAGCGAATTACAAAGATGAACTCTTTCTGGCCCACAACAGCGGCTgcagccgctgctgccgccgccacaaGATCTGCACCATTCTTTGGTCCAAGAGGACCATTCAACATGGGCGTCGTACCACCTGCGGAGGCTGCCTCCCTTCTCGCGAACCCAATGCAGGGGAGCTACCCTGTTCGGGCACACGCCCCGCTGCAAGAAACTAAGGCTCCTTCAATGGTGCCTTCTCCTTTCCAGGGGAGCCTCTCCAAGGATAAAGCGGCATCCAGCAGTGCCAGTGTTGCTGAATCAAACCAAAGGAAGCAACCTCCAGCTCTTGAAGCGCAGCAGTCCTCTCCCATGCCACCAAACATGATG caagcgCCAACATTCATCTTTCCATTCAACCAACATGCTGCAGCAGTAGCAGCTGCAACTGCCGCTGCCAATCGAATGGGAGATACAAAATCTTCTGGCACCAGCAGTGCGATGCCATCATCTGCCACTGCCCACGCTTCAGCAGCACACCCTGGTGCAGCGGCCATGAACTTGAGCTTTGCCAACTTGCAGCCGGGTGATGCCCAGTTCTTGGCCATCTTACAGAACGGCTACCCATTCCAGCTCGCTGCTGCTCATGCTGGAGGAGCTCCATCATATCGAGGCATGGCACCACCAGGCCCAGGTGTACCGTTTTTCAACGGGCATGTCTACTCTCCCCACATGTTGAACCCATCACAGCAGCAAGGTACGCAGCAACAAAATCATCAGAAAAACCCAATGCCAAGCTTGTCTGGTTCCTCTCAGAAGCATCAGCCACAACAATCACAAGGGTTGCTGGGATATGCACCAAATGCTAatgctgctgctgccgcggccGCAGCAGCCGCTGCCAACAGTTCCCAGAGCTATTCGAGCGGCAACCAGCGTCCTGTTCTACTACATGGCCTCGCTCACCGACAGGATCCAGACAAGGCTCTGCAAGATGGCCAGTCAAGTGATGACAAGTCTTCACACCATCAGAAGGGTGGGCATGAACATAATTTTGCTATTCCAATGCATCTTCCAAATTTTGCGTTGATGCCATCTGCTGGCAATCAGAGTGAGAAGAAATCGAATGATCACCAccagcagccaccaaccagtcgaAGCCAGGGGGTTCGAATTGATCTTGCTTCATCTCAGCCTTTTGTGATGCCCTTTGGCGCTCCTGGTTCTGCTCCAAATGGTCTTGACTTCTCGTCATTGGCACAGAACCATGCGCTTTTCCAGAGCCATCAAGAAGCAGGCCGGCATGGTTACCCTCAGCTCAATTTTGCTTCAGCCCAGTCTGTTCAAGCTGCACAGCATAAACCCCAGCATCAAAATGCTGCAGAAGCTAAATCTGTGGCTGGGGATTCATCTTCAACGCCAAGTGCTGGAGATAATGAGAGAAAGAAATCTGCATCTGCAAAGTACCCGAGTGATTCACAGCAGCATTCTCTTTCTTTCTCTAAGCCAGAAAACAAGTCTTTTATGCACCCTTTCCTTGGTAGCAGTGCTAATGAGCCCTCAGTCCGCACTTTGAGCCTTATTGGTGCGGAATCTTCGAATGCCTTTGGGTTAGGCAGCAGCAAATCTTCAAGTGCTTCTACTGCAGCAGCTACGTCAGCTGCAGCCCCATCTGCACCAACCATGtcccagcagcagcaacagcagcaaatTCAGCTGCAGCTGCACCAACACCATCAGCACCAGATGCAGCAAcaattccagcagcagcaacagcagcagcagcagcaactccagcagcagcaacagcagcagcagcagcagcagcagcaactccagcagcagcaacagcagcagcagcagcaacaacagcagcagcaccaGCAACATATGTTACAGCTTcagaaacagcagcagcagcagcaattgTTTCAAAATCATCTGAACTCTCGCCCCAGGTCTGCTGCTCCGAGTAATGCAAGTGGATACTCTGACCGTTTGAGTGCGACGAACTTTCAGAATTTAATGTATCCATCAAGCGCTTCTCAAGGCGGAGTTCCTGGTCAATCACCTCAATTGAAGGCATCGTCGTCGATGAGAGTGTCAGCTCCACCTTCAGGTGCTTCTGTCCCTGCTGCATCCTCGCCTTCTAGTTTGATTATGATGAAGAACAGTGGTCTCCATCAACAAGCAAAAGCTCTGCAGGCTCTCTCCACCCCGAATCACCAGTCTCAAAGCATGAGTTCATCGAAGATTGGCCACTCCCTTACTAATCTTTCTACTGGAGGAGCAGGGGACCTATCTCGATCTTCAAATGCTCCTGTTGCTTCTGGTTCGCCATCTAACTCGGTCTCCAAAAGTACTGGTGGTAGCCCACCTGCATCTGGAATTGCGAAGGGTGGCCAGCCAGTTGTCCAATTGTCATCACCTCAACAACATGCAGCAAAGAACTCTCCTTCGACTTCTGGATCCAAGTCGGCTTCAACAAATCCCTACAGCAGTATGCCTATGCCATCGATCCTTGGTCAGCAACCAAACATGGCTCACTCTGGTGGTAAGCAGCAGTCACATGGACCCTCATTGAAACAACAGCAGCCGTTCCCACAAGGCCATGGCCACGGCCACTTCTTCATCTCCAATGCCTTTGCGCCACAAGGTCCGCCTCAGCATGTAAATGCTGGAGCTGGTGCTGGCCTCTACCAAAAGCGCTCGGCTGACAAGACGCAGCAGCAGCAGAATGCTGTATCTG CTGGCAGTAACATGAAGGCCAATCTTCATCCAGCACCTGGTGGTTTTATGCACCTTGGGACAGCGGGGCAATCTGCGAGTGGTTCGCCTCACTCTCACTCTCACCTTTCAGCGGCACAATTGACGTTTTCAATGCCGATGCCCGTAAAGCCTACCAGTGATCAGAAGCCTGCTGCTG GTAAGTAA